One genomic segment of Clavelina lepadiformis chromosome 3, kaClaLepa1.1, whole genome shotgun sequence includes these proteins:
- the LOC143448616 gene encoding uncharacterized protein LOC143448616 has translation MSKNDLNFLGKKKPTFPAENIFCNEKGNVLGSGGFATVWVGYHEQHGKLAVKCIDLKGSAQAMRKMKDDILAEAGAMALAKHKHIIDIKGVTKGVTWVGIVMEFMSAGSLQDLIDNEKIKILPQLLTRMSYEMADGITYLHNRDEKRRIIHGDLKPANILLGPHLHCKIADFGGAVFSLHTVLAKNQPSNEVVEQFTLMFGAPEVNSNTRPSKAMDVYSFGVILLIAMAGCYPEDEFDTSPNELLQHLSQSKDTNERNLTEDERRETRDISSMLEGIVTKCLDKHPDIRPPITAIRSQLYEILHKLVDPSTLAKQVADLLHDIPLNKDTLDKKNHTSLAKLKESKGSLANCDESSSGVTGYRDFKKTTTLIKKAIASNLAEKVSRKCEELVTFLNKESLTDDELLKAENDVTGLISIIEKNISMASVKLLHGVAEICRIWPKPEGLVKLINKWLDVANNFICLIDENDDTLPKTIGQVLLYANDFLDDLSSVKENISVLKAKATSWKSIATCHRRMANPERELHFNKKAVTALEDKWNDSMKLVGCLYSALCNNLGTNYYDNDQFDLAESFFVKAYYANQDAEDYETKDKKMKNLRLIIENICLLHVKTQNRSKKSTSEIYHHLSENQKTSSTTLNDLMIHLMILRLALLLQLPNDDVKILCDKVNKYHEDCTPDSHNLTWLCNVCHKIAQSLLESNHEEQAAKILQCLLKFTPFLTDPDKKLSQIYNVSELINKKDLQHFLKQEKRDETPNIFPPICHKIIKQIEECDGGDEKRKTICLSSALCHASWSYLKAKDYKACLDAASKALNTYKSCGGGNEPDVNSIKAKVKFCVGICYYQMKNFDSAKSELQEMIDLCRDDEKKKNNVNVAQAYLDEMERSPDT, from the exons ATGTCCAAG AATGATCTAAACTTTTTGGGCAAAAAGAAGCCAACTTTTCCGGCAgagaatattttttgcaatgaaaaaGGAAATGTGCTTGGTAGTGGTGGCTTTGCTACTGTTTGGGTGGGATATCATGAACAGCATGGAAAATTAGCGGTCAAATGCATTGACTTGAAGGGATCTGCGCAAGCAATGAGAAAAATGAAAGACGA CATTCTAGCGGAGGCAGGTGCGATGGCCCTGGCTAAACACAAACACATCATCGACATCAAAGGTGTAACAAAAGGTGTTACCTGGGTTGGTATTGTGATGGAATTTATGTCAGCCGGCTCACTTCAGGACTTAATTGACaacgaaaaaattaaaattcttCCACAACTGCTGACTCGAATGTCATATGAGATGGCTGATGGCATTACATATCTACATAACCGAGATGAAAAACGCAGAATTATTCACGGTGACTTGAAACCGGCAAACATACTTCTTGGTCCTCATCTTCACTGCAAGATAGCTGACTTTGGGGGAGCTGTATTTTCTCTTCACACTGTTTTAGCTAAAAATCAACCCTCAAATGAGGTGGTGGAGCAATTTACACTCATGTTCGGTGCCCCTGAGGTGAATTCAAATACTCGACCTAGCAAAGCAATGGATGTATACAGCTTTGGGGTTATACTTCTCATTGCAATGGCGGGATGTTACCCTGAAGATGAATTCGATACTTCTCCTAATGAGCTTCTCCAACATCTTTCACAATCCAAGGACACAAATGAACGCAACTTGACAGAGGATGAACGTCGAGAAACTCGTGACATTTCTTCCATGCTAGAGGGAATCGTGACAAAATGCCTTGATAAACATCCCGACATCAGGCCACCAATCACGGCCATACGAAGTCAGCTGTACGAGATCCTACATAAACTGGTTGATCCTTCAACCTTAGCCAAGCAAGTagcagacctgcttcatgatATTCCTCTGAACAAAGATACATTGGACAAGAAAAATCACACTTCTCTTGCCAAGTTAAAGGAGAGCAAAG gGAGTTTGGCAAACTGTGATGAATCATCCAGTGGAGTAACAG gTTACAGagattttaaaaaaacaacaactttgaTCAAGAAAGCCATTGCATCTAACCTTGCAGAAAAAGTTTCCAGAAAATGTGAGGAACTTGTGACTTTTCTCAATAAAGAAAGCTTAACAGATGATGAGTTACTTAAAGCAGAAAATGATGTTACTGGTCTGATTAGCATAATAgaaaagaatatttccatGGCCAGTGTAAAACTACTGCATGGGGTTGCGGAAATTTGCAGAATTTGGCCTAAACCTGAAGGCTTGGTTAAGCTAATTAACAAATGGCTTGACGTGGCAAACAATTTCATATGTCTGATTGATGAAAATGATGACACCTTACCTAAGACTATTGGGCAAGTGTTGCTTTATGCAAATGACTTCCTGGATGACCTATCGTCggttaaagaaaatatttctgttctCAAAGCAAAAGCCACGAGCTGGAAATCAATCGCTACTTGCCATCGTAGAATGGCCAATCCAGAACGTGAATTGCATTTCAACAAGAAAGCTGTAACTGCATTAGAGGATAAGTGGAATGACAGCATGAAGCTTGTAGGTTGCCTATATTCAGCATTGTGCAATAACTTAGGCACAAACTATTATGACAATGACCAGTTTGATTTGGCGGAGTCATTCTTCGTGAAGGCCTATTACGCAAATCAGGATGCAGAGGATTACGaaacaaaagataaaaagaTGAAGAACTTAAGACTGATAATTGAAA ACATATGTTTGTTGCACGTGAAAACTCAAAATAGATCCAAAAAAAgcacgagtgaaatttacCATCATCTAAGCGAAAATCAGAAAACATCCTCCACAACTCTGAATGATCTTATGATCCACTTAATGATTTTACGTTTGGCGCTTTTGCTTCAGCTGCCCAACGATGATGTGAAGATCTTATGTGACAAAGTAAACAAGTATCATGAGGATTGCACACCAGACTCACACAATCTCACATGGTTGTGCAATGTATGTCACAAAATTGCTCAGTCGTTGCTTGAGAGCAATCACGAAGAGCAAGCTGCCAAGATCCTTCAATGTCTTTTGAAGTTCACTCCATTTCTGACCGACCCTGATAAAAAATTATCTCAGATTTACAATGTTTCCGAGCTCATTAACAAAAAAGATTTGCAGCATTTTTTGAAGCAGGAAAAAAGAGATGAAACACCAAACATCTTTCCTCCAATCTGCCACAAAATCATCAAGCAGATTGAAGAATGTGACGGAGGGGATGAAAAGAGAAAGACGATATGCTTAAGTTCTGCTTTGTGCCATGCCAGCTGGAGTTATTTAAAAGCCAAAGACTACAAGGCTTGCTTGGATGCTGCTTCAAAAGCTCTCAACACTTACAAATCTTGTGGAGGAGGAAATGAGCCTGATGTTAACTCGATCAAAGCCAAGGTTAAGTTTTGCGTGGGCATTTGCTACTACcaaatgaaaaactttgattCTGCTAAGTCTGAACTTCAAGAGATGATTGATTTATGCAGAGATGatgaaaagaagaaaaataacgttaatgTAGCTCAAGCTTACCTTGATGAGATGGAAAGGTCCCCAGATACTTAA
- the LOC143449541 gene encoding lectin-like, whose protein sequence is MVSALGVFFFTLMVIAAQVDLTRAEYQGNRLARLRDEGWQFVGDYAYKLATEQGGSLPVRVNFERGRKLCQNMGGDLAVEGIRNNDLRYKAARSVYRGPVWIGLWVGLADKQGDGLWNWIDGQQAKSNDIKWSPLEPNGKQGKKLCGELWGEERRFTMNDMVCGGRRFAMCEQKFIR, encoded by the exons ATGGTGTCCGCACTGGGAGTTTTCTTCTTCACACTGATGGTTATAGCCGCCCAAGTTGATCTTACTAGGGCGGAGTATCAG GGCAACAGACTTGCACGTCTGCGAG atgAAGGGTGGCAGTTTGTTGGAGACTATGCTTACAAGCTTGCAACTGAACAAGGTGGATCATTACCAGTAAGAGTTAACTTCGAAAGAGGAAGAAAATTGTGTCAAAACATGGGAGGGGACTTAGCTGTGGAAGGAATCCGTAATAACGACTTAAGATA TAAAGCAGCAAGGAGTGTGTACAGAGGCCCGGTTTGGATAGGACTTTGGGTTGGACTTGCTGACAAACAGGGTGACGGCTTGTGGAACTGGATTGATGGACAACAGgcaaaaagcaatgatatCAAATGGTCCCCGCTTGAACCCAACGGAAAACAAGGGAAAAAGTTATGCGGTGAACTGTGGGGCGAAGAACGAAGGTTCACAATGAACGATATGGTTTGTGGCGGAAGACGATTTGCGATGTGTGAGCAAAAATTCATTCGATAA